The Streptomyces armeniacus genomic interval TCGCCGCGAACGCGCGCCGCCGCCGCTGAACGGCGGCAGCGGCTCGTCCCGGACGCCGCCGCAACGCGTACGCCGCGCAACGTACGCCGCGCAACGCGCCCGCCCGGCAACGGGTGCGTCGCGCAACACCCCTGCCACACAACGTTGCGCGACAGCAACGCGTACATCCCGCAACGCGCCCGTTCCGCAACGCGTGCGTCCCGCGCCATTCCCCTCCGCGCCACTCACGCGTACAACCATCAACGCGCGTCGTACCGGACGTTACGCACGTGCCGCACACGTACCGCGCGCACCATCGGCCACCGCCGTGGCCGCACATCCGACACGAGGGGGGCCGACGGCATGGACCGGCGCACCGTACTGAAGCTGTCCGCCGCCACGGGAGCCGCGGGCGTGCTTACGCTCGACACCGTGGCGTTCGCAAGCCCGGCGGAGGGCGACGACCGCTCCGCCGCCACCGCCGACCAGACGAAGACCGTCCGCGGCCACCTGCCGACGGGCGCGCCCGACTACGTCTACCTCCCGGTCGACGTACCCGACGGTGTACGCGAGATCGCCGTCTCGTACACCTACGACAAGCCGGAGGTCCCCGCCGGCACCCCCGGCAACGCCCTGGACATCGGCATCTTCGACGAGCGCGGCACCCGCCTCGGCGGCCCCGGTTTCCGCGGCTGGTCCGGCGGCTTCCGTACGGAGTTCGCGATCAGCGCGGCCGAGGCCACTCCGGGCTATCTGGCGGGGCCGGTACGGCACGGCACGTGGCACGTCGTCCTCGGCCCGTACACCGTCGCCCCGCAGGGCATGGACTACGAGGTGACCGTCACGCTCCGGTTCGGCCCCGCGGATGAGACGCCCGAGCCCGCGTACCCGCCGGAACGGGCCCGGGGCCGGGGCCGCGACTGGTACCGCGGCGACTGCCATCTGCACACCGTGCACTCCGACGGAAAACGCACCCCTACGGAGGTCGCCGCCGCCGCACGTGCGGCCGGTCTGGACTTCATCGTCAGCACGGAGCACAACACCACGTCCGGGCACGGCGCGTGGGAAGGCCTGTGGGGCCGCGGCGACGGCAGCGAACGCGAACTGCTCGTCCTCTGCGGCGAGGAGATCACCACCCGCAACGGCCACTACCTCGCGCTGGGCACGGACCCGGGCACGTTCGTCGACTGGCGCTACCGCGCGCGCGACGACGCGTACGCCCGTTTCGCCCGCCGTGTCCACCGCGCGGACGGGCTGGTGGTGCCCGCGCACCCGAACTGCCCGTTCGTCGGCTGCCAGTGGAAGTTCGGCTACGAGTACGCCGACGCCGTCGAGGTCTGGAACGGCCCCTGGACACCGGACGACGAACTCGCCGTCGCCGCCTGGGACAACACCCTCGTGGCCGACGACGACTGGCTGCCCGCCATGGGCAACAGCGACGCGCACCGCGAGGGCCAGGACGTCGGCCTCCCGCACACCGTCGTAC includes:
- a CDS encoding CehA/McbA family metallohydrolase; this translates as MDRRTVLKLSAATGAAGVLTLDTVAFASPAEGDDRSAATADQTKTVRGHLPTGAPDYVYLPVDVPDGVREIAVSYTYDKPEVPAGTPGNALDIGIFDERGTRLGGPGFRGWSGGFRTEFAISAAEATPGYLAGPVRHGTWHVVLGPYTVAPQGMDYEVTVTLRFGPADETPEPAYPPERARGRGRDWYRGDCHLHTVHSDGKRTPTEVAAAARAAGLDFIVSTEHNTTSGHGAWEGLWGRGDGSERELLVLCGEEITTRNGHYLALGTDPGTFVDWRYRARDDAYARFARRVHRADGLVVPAHPNCPFVGCQWKFGYEYADAVEVWNGPWTPDDELAVAAWDNTLVADDDWLPAMGNSDAHREGQDVGLPHTVVHAAELSRRALLDGVRQGHSYLAESSRVTLRLTATGPHGEHADIGERLRVASPDAEVTVRLDVTGGPARATARLLTDQGELHAEPLPSGAGTVTWRTRASLATYVRAEVRHPVAEGAPAGLPGAMSALTNPLWLTPRGA